The following coding sequences are from one Thermococcus sp. M36 window:
- a CDS encoding four helix bundle protein, with amino-acid sequence MNSNFGFEELEVWKKSRIFKNEIRLLTKYFPPEEKFKLIDQIIRSSRSINSLIAEGHGRFSYPDQIHFCIQARGSLAETINHLIDA; translated from the coding sequence ATGAATAGTAATTTTGGTTTTGAGGAATTAGAGGTGTGGAAGAAATCAAGAATTTTTAAGAATGAAATTAGATTACTTACAAAATATTTTCCTCCTGAGGAGAAATTTAAACTTATAGACCAGATTATAAGAAGTTCTCGTTCAATAAATTCACTGATAGCAGAAGGTCATGGCAGATTTTCGTATCCAGACCAAATTCATTTTTGTATTCAGGCAAGAGGGTCGTTAGCAGAAACTATTAATCATTTAATTGATGCTTT